From Enterococcus wangshanyuanii, the proteins below share one genomic window:
- a CDS encoding PTS galactitol transporter subunit IIC: MLDALQWFVDLGAIVVLPILIFVFGIILGTKPAKAFTSALTVGVGFVGLNLVIDLLSSSLGPAAQAMVERFGLNLTTIDVGWPAAAAISYGTVLGSLAIPIGVLLNVLLIILGLTKTLDVDIWNFWHAAFIASLVYALTGNFAIGVAATVIYMMMILLFGDILGPIVKKFYGFPNITFPHGTAAPGFIFALPMNWLFDRIPGIKNWKADPETIQKRFGIFGDSTVMGFLIGLVIGVFAGYDVAGIGQLAVKTGAVMILMPRMVALLMEGLTPISEAANEFVKKRFPGRELYIGMDAALSVGHPAVLSSSLLLVPITILLAVVLPGNTTLPFGDLATIPFLVCLMAAVFGGNIVRTVIAGSIYMVSILYITSWVAPLVTMSAKAANFDLQGNSSITALAEGGLWTTWIYVGLTKVLSWGGLAIIGAVVLAGLIYVNKILPKKNKVTE, from the coding sequence ATGTTAGATGCATTACAGTGGTTTGTTGACTTAGGTGCAATTGTTGTGTTGCCGATCTTGATCTTTGTTTTTGGTATTATCCTTGGAACCAAACCGGCTAAAGCTTTTACTTCAGCACTAACGGTAGGGGTTGGTTTTGTTGGACTTAATCTAGTGATCGATCTATTGAGCTCAAGCTTAGGGCCCGCAGCCCAAGCGATGGTGGAACGTTTTGGGTTGAATTTGACGACCATTGATGTGGGATGGCCTGCAGCAGCAGCCATTTCTTACGGAACTGTTTTAGGAAGTTTAGCAATTCCTATTGGTGTATTACTAAATGTACTCTTGATTATTTTAGGTCTAACAAAAACATTAGATGTTGATATTTGGAACTTTTGGCATGCGGCGTTTATTGCATCACTTGTCTATGCGCTGACTGGTAATTTTGCAATCGGTGTTGCTGCAACCGTTATTTATATGATGATGATTTTGCTATTTGGAGATATTTTAGGACCGATCGTCAAGAAGTTTTATGGATTTCCCAATATCACGTTTCCTCATGGGACAGCAGCTCCGGGATTTATCTTCGCATTACCGATGAATTGGCTATTTGATCGAATTCCAGGTATCAAGAACTGGAAAGCAGACCCTGAAACCATTCAAAAGCGTTTTGGTATTTTCGGTGATTCTACAGTTATGGGCTTTTTGATCGGTTTAGTAATTGGAGTGTTTGCTGGCTACGATGTAGCAGGCATCGGACAGTTAGCGGTTAAAACAGGAGCTGTCATGATATTGATGCCGAGAATGGTGGCCTTGTTGATGGAAGGATTGACCCCCATTTCAGAAGCTGCCAATGAGTTTGTTAAAAAACGTTTTCCAGGAAGAGAGTTATATATTGGGATGGATGCGGCACTATCCGTAGGACATCCAGCCGTGCTGTCTTCTTCTTTACTACTAGTGCCGATCACTATTTTACTAGCAGTCGTTCTTCCAGGAAACACAACTTTACCATTCGGAGATCTTGCAACGATTCCATTTTTAGTTTGCTTGATGGCAGCTGTTTTTGGCGGAAATATTGTTCGAACAGTCATTGCAGGTTCTATTTATATGGTCAGTATTTTGTATATTACTTCATGGGTCGCACCGCTTGTAACAATGTCTGCTAAAGCAGCAAATTTTGATTTACAAGGAAATTCAAGTATTACGGCTCTTGCTGAAGGAGGTTTATGGACTACATGGATTTATGTTGGCTTAACAAAAGTATTAAGTTGGGGTGGTTTGGCGATCATCGGGGCTGTGGTTTTAGCAGGCTTGATCTACGTAAATAAAATTCTCCCTAAAAAAAATAAAGTGACAGAATAG
- a CDS encoding PTS sugar transporter subunit IIB codes for MKKMLIMCGTGVATSTIVTNKVKEWLKGKGYENDVHLYQSKVADEMNRIDDYDIIVSTTVVPDRIKDKVIMGLPLLTGIGTEEMYQEIEAKLNE; via the coding sequence ATGAAAAAAATGTTGATCATGTGTGGTACAGGCGTTGCAACTTCAACGATCGTAACGAATAAGGTGAAAGAATGGTTGAAAGGTAAAGGCTATGAAAATGATGTTCACTTATACCAATCAAAAGTTGCTGATGAAATGAATCGAATCGATGATTACGATATCATCGTCAGTACAACAGTTGTTCCAGACCGAATCAAAGATAAAGTCATTATGGGCTTACCACTATTAACAGGTATCGGAACAGAAGAAATGTATCAAGAAATCGAAGCAAAACTCAATGAATAG
- a CDS encoding PTS sugar transporter subunit IIA: MYFDSEIAEFQVEAIDKIDVFKRLTQQLAAQDFITDDFLKHVIEREEKFPTGLPVNQIGVAIPHTDSEYVKRSQIAFMSLKRPITFFEMGTSDKPVDVQMIFMLALKEPHEQLEMLQKLISMIQQEDIMEQLCQCRTKTEFIRIIHQVGLS; this comes from the coding sequence ATGTATTTTGATAGCGAAATTGCTGAATTTCAAGTTGAAGCAATAGATAAAATAGATGTGTTTAAACGATTGACTCAACAGTTAGCAGCACAGGATTTTATTACTGACGATTTTTTGAAACATGTTATAGAAAGAGAAGAAAAATTTCCGACAGGTTTACCTGTCAACCAGATTGGCGTAGCGATTCCTCATACAGACAGTGAATATGTCAAACGTTCACAGATTGCTTTTATGTCATTGAAAAGACCCATTACTTTTTTTGAAATGGGCACAAGCGATAAGCCTGTTGATGTTCAAATGATTTTTATGCTGGCTTTAAAAGAACCGCATGAACAATTGGAGATGCTGCAAAAATTGATCAGTATGATCCAACAAGAAGATATCATGGAGCAGCTGTGTCAGTGCCGCACGAAGACTGAATTTATTCGAATTATTCATCAAGTTGGATTGTCATAA
- a CDS encoding DEAD/DEAH box helicase: MTKNNFTDYPLGEEIIKAVTDLGYKYPTIVQQLVIPKVFAGKDMLVQSQTGSGKTASFGIPLCEKVEWPENKPQVLILEPTRELAQQVQEDLINIGRYKRVKTTAVYGKASFIKQKSELKQKSHIVVGTPGRVFDHILKGTLFLEKIRYVVIDEADEMLNMGFIDQVKEIIQALPPQRQTLLFSATMPEKVVELSRSYLSEPERIKVEATERTIPKIQHAFLPVADEEKFAALEALTVVENPDSCIIFCNTQEKVDNTYDHLVDAGYPVGKIHGGMIQEDRFEVMDAFRNKRFRYLVATDVAARGIDIENITHVINMDAPYEKENYIHRVGRTGRAGKEGFALTFFTAKDQELKKEIEAYGDLKMNQISLPNAKQVTRSRVAFEKKITTKQVQQAPKGKALEQDIMKLYFNGGKKKKLRALDFVGTLTSIDGITAEDIGIITIQENVTYIDILNGKGTLVLQAMKDRTIKGKQLKVHKARKK, encoded by the coding sequence ATGACAAAAAATAATTTTACTGACTATCCTTTAGGAGAAGAAATAATCAAAGCAGTCACTGATTTAGGCTATAAATATCCAACGATCGTTCAGCAATTGGTGATTCCAAAAGTTTTTGCTGGAAAAGATATGCTTGTTCAGTCGCAGACTGGTAGTGGGAAAACTGCTAGTTTTGGCATTCCCTTATGTGAAAAAGTTGAATGGCCTGAAAATAAACCGCAGGTACTGATTCTTGAACCAACGAGAGAGTTAGCCCAACAAGTCCAAGAAGATTTGATCAATATTGGCAGATACAAACGAGTTAAAACAACAGCAGTATACGGGAAAGCGTCATTTATCAAGCAAAAGTCAGAACTTAAACAAAAAAGTCATATCGTGGTCGGAACACCAGGACGTGTATTTGATCATATTTTGAAAGGTACGTTGTTCCTTGAGAAGATTCGCTATGTAGTGATCGATGAAGCGGATGAAATGCTGAATATGGGGTTTATCGATCAAGTCAAGGAGATCATTCAAGCCTTGCCGCCGCAAAGGCAAACACTGCTTTTTTCTGCAACAATGCCTGAAAAGGTCGTAGAATTGAGCCGAAGCTATTTATCAGAACCGGAAAGGATAAAAGTCGAGGCAACTGAAAGGACCATTCCCAAAATCCAACATGCATTTTTACCAGTTGCTGATGAGGAAAAATTTGCTGCACTAGAAGCACTGACAGTTGTTGAAAATCCTGACTCATGTATCATTTTTTGTAATACGCAAGAAAAAGTAGATAATACTTACGATCATCTCGTCGATGCTGGCTACCCGGTTGGTAAAATTCATGGAGGAATGATTCAAGAAGATCGTTTTGAAGTCATGGATGCCTTTAGAAATAAACGTTTTCGTTACTTGGTTGCAACAGATGTTGCAGCAAGAGGGATCGATATAGAAAATATCACTCATGTGATCAATATGGATGCTCCTTATGAAAAAGAAAATTATATTCATCGGGTAGGGAGAACGGGACGAGCAGGTAAAGAGGGTTTTGCACTAACATTTTTCACAGCAAAAGATCAAGAACTAAAAAAAGAGATAGAAGCATACGGCGATCTTAAAATGAATCAGATCAGTTTACCAAATGCGAAACAAGTCACTCGAAGTCGAGTGGCATTTGAGAAAAAAATCACTACTAAACAAGTTCAGCAAGCGCCAAAAGGAAAAGCCTTAGAGCAAGATATCATGAAGCTCTATTTTAATGGTGGGAAGAAGAAGAAATTACGAGCATTGGACTTTGTTGGAACACTTACTTCGATTGATGGAATCACTGCTGAAGATATTGGCATCATCACAATTCAAGAGAATGTGACGTATATTGATATTTTAAATGGCAAAGGAACGCTGGTCCTTCAAGCAATGAAGGATCGAACGATCAAAGGCAAACAGCTTAAAGTTCACAAAGCACGAAAGAAATAA
- a CDS encoding YjbQ family protein: protein MKTYTKDLVLTSNGQRVSYHNITEQVKAAVTESDLKNGLCVVQSPHTTCSVIFEEYVHDTDFNGDEFLQVDLNRILDKIIPRELSEETNYRYPGPKHLEFLMSLDDPNYPCDPGTILNGDAHIRASLFGASETFIIREKQLQIGSVGYIYFIDFDQNRQRNRKCQLMIMGE from the coding sequence ATGAAAACATATACTAAAGATTTAGTGTTGACCTCTAATGGGCAGCGTGTAAGTTACCACAATATTACAGAACAGGTGAAAGCAGCAGTAACAGAGAGTGACCTGAAGAATGGGCTATGTGTCGTTCAATCACCTCATACGACCTGTTCAGTGATCTTTGAAGAATATGTCCATGATACGGATTTTAATGGAGACGAATTTCTCCAAGTAGATCTAAATCGTATTTTGGATAAAATAATCCCAAGGGAACTATCAGAAGAAACAAATTATCGTTACCCAGGCCCAAAACATCTTGAGTTTTTAATGAGTTTGGATGATCCAAATTATCCATGTGATCCGGGAACGATTTTAAATGGAGATGCACACATTCGCGCTTCATTATTTGGTGCAAGTGAGACATTTATCATTAGAGAAAAACAGCTGCAGATCGGGTCCGTTGGCTATATTTATTTCATCGACTTTGATCAAAATCGTCAGCGAAATCGAAAATGTCAATTAATGATCATGGGTGAATGA
- a CDS encoding triose-phosphate isomerase: MEKKTINTPFFCVNPKAYLYGDEALELAKTADALAEKYAIDIFFTVQYADAFRIAQETNHLIITVQHMDSLNIGPGMGYILPEGLVAAGVQATFLNHAEHPVGVNDLVKMMKRAEELGILVIACADSIAEAQAIATLAPDIMVCEPTELIGTGKTSDASYMRETNEAVKSVSPNTLVLQAAGISSAQDVRLAIESGADGTGGTSGIVCAADPMQTLTEMVETVAAVRSEQRELANENIY; encoded by the coding sequence GTGGAAAAAAAAACAATCAATACACCGTTTTTCTGTGTAAATCCCAAAGCTTATTTATATGGAGATGAAGCATTAGAACTAGCTAAAACAGCAGATGCATTAGCCGAAAAATATGCAATCGATATCTTTTTCACCGTTCAATATGCAGATGCTTTTCGGATCGCTCAGGAAACGAATCATCTGATCATCACTGTTCAGCATATGGATAGTCTGAATATAGGACCAGGGATGGGGTATATTTTACCAGAAGGACTTGTGGCAGCAGGTGTTCAAGCAACGTTTTTAAATCACGCCGAACATCCTGTTGGTGTAAATGATCTAGTCAAAATGATGAAACGTGCAGAAGAGTTAGGCATTCTCGTCATTGCCTGCGCAGATTCGATCGCTGAAGCACAAGCGATCGCTACGTTGGCGCCAGATATCATGGTTTGTGAGCCGACAGAATTGATCGGAACTGGTAAAACAAGTGATGCCTCTTATATGAGAGAAACAAATGAAGCAGTCAAAAGTGTTTCACCAAATACTTTGGTCCTGCAAGCAGCAGGAATCAGTTCAGCGCAAGATGTACGTCTGGCGATCGAGTCAGGTGCAGATGGAACGGGCGGAACAAGTGGAATCGTGTGTGCGGCAGATCCTATGCAAACATTGACAGAGATGGTTGAGACGGTCGCAGCAGTTCGCAGTGAACAAAGGGAGCTAGCAAATGAAAACATATACTAA
- a CDS encoding helix-turn-helix domain-containing protein, translated as MDELNLASVIVSKRREKGITQEHLAEYIGVTKASVSKWENGLSYPDIVLLPRLASYFDLTIDALLGFTAQLDERQIQAVYQELALDFFEKDFEEVINKSQTFVKKYYSCYPLLLKMVLLYINHVSLARDEQQMNALMTEALALCTRIRENSKNIEQLKEATSYQAMCYLILKKGEAVLTLIGETVSDENADGLLIAQAFQLLGNVEKAQETLQIEAYQKLTAFYNCLLHLIQSNLGNFAEAETAYLRAEALSRLFNMRTLSPNSAAGLYALGAQMYQLADLSEKALELLEKYVDVCVDGFFPIDFHGDAFFDKVEDWLEHKKFVPRNEKVVKESMIRDVLQNPIFEPLRQRTEFIKMNEKITNYLGGN; from the coding sequence ATGGATGAACTTAATTTAGCGTCAGTGATCGTTTCAAAAAGACGTGAAAAAGGAATCACTCAAGAGCATCTAGCTGAATATATCGGAGTCACTAAAGCTTCTGTTTCGAAATGGGAGAATGGGTTAAGTTATCCTGACATCGTTCTTCTACCACGATTAGCGTCATATTTTGATTTAACGATCGATGCTCTGCTTGGTTTTACAGCCCAGTTAGATGAAAGACAGATTCAAGCAGTCTATCAGGAATTGGCGTTGGATTTTTTTGAAAAAGACTTTGAAGAAGTCATCAATAAAAGTCAAACATTCGTAAAAAAATATTATTCATGTTATCCGTTACTATTGAAAATGGTCCTACTGTATATCAATCATGTGTCACTAGCTAGGGATGAACAGCAAATGAATGCATTGATGACTGAGGCATTAGCATTATGTACGCGGATCCGCGAAAATAGCAAAAATATTGAACAGCTAAAAGAGGCAACTAGCTATCAAGCAATGTGTTACCTGATTTTAAAAAAAGGAGAAGCTGTATTGACATTGATCGGTGAAACCGTAAGCGATGAGAATGCAGATGGTCTATTGATCGCTCAAGCGTTTCAACTTCTAGGAAATGTCGAAAAGGCCCAAGAAACCCTTCAAATCGAGGCTTATCAAAAATTGACTGCTTTTTATAATTGCTTACTTCATTTAATCCAAAGCAATCTAGGGAATTTCGCTGAAGCAGAAACAGCATATCTTAGAGCAGAAGCGCTGAGCAGATTATTTAATATGAGAACATTGAGCCCGAATAGCGCTGCAGGACTGTATGCTTTAGGTGCACAGATGTATCAGCTAGCAGATTTATCTGAAAAAGCGCTGGAATTATTAGAGAAGTATGTTGACGTTTGTGTGGACGGCTTCTTTCCTATTGATTTCCATGGAGATGCTTTCTTTGATAAAGTTGAGGATTGGTTAGAGCATAAAAAATTTGTGCCCAGAAATGAAAAAGTCGTCAAGGAAAGTATGATCAGAGATGTTTTACAAAATCCTATATTTGAACCGCTGCGTCAACGAACTGAATTTATTAAAATGAATGAAAAGATAACCAATTATCTAGGAGGAAATTAA
- a CDS encoding class II fructose-bisphosphate aldolase, translating to MLVTSKELFKQAQENHYAIPAANFFDLDSARAYTSVANQMNKPLILAFAQAHLEMMSLEEAALIGKYLAEKVAVPVVLHLDHGQDEKIIKQAIELGFSSVMIDASQDSFEENVRRTKAIVEYAHAREVVVEAEIGFVGSGVNYENHDQSDSIYTEVADAVAFVNQTQVDSLAVSIGTAHGFYKGTPKISFERLAELKAAIPTPLVLHGGSSSGDANLKRCATEGIAKINIFTDFITAAMKEIEGVKPTDYFELKKLANQAIEQTLIHYYEVFETK from the coding sequence TTGTTAGTTACGTCAAAAGAATTATTTAAACAAGCACAAGAAAATCATTACGCTATTCCAGCTGCTAATTTCTTTGATTTGGATTCTGCTCGGGCTTATACATCCGTCGCAAATCAAATGAACAAACCATTGATTTTAGCGTTTGCTCAAGCTCATTTAGAGATGATGTCTTTGGAAGAAGCAGCGCTGATCGGTAAATATTTAGCTGAAAAAGTTGCAGTACCAGTCGTTTTACATTTAGATCATGGCCAAGATGAGAAGATCATAAAGCAAGCAATTGAGCTAGGGTTCTCTTCTGTCATGATCGATGCTTCACAAGATTCCTTTGAAGAAAATGTTCGGCGAACAAAAGCAATTGTTGAGTACGCTCATGCAAGAGAAGTCGTGGTTGAAGCAGAAATTGGGTTTGTCGGTTCAGGTGTAAATTATGAAAATCATGATCAAAGTGATTCGATCTACACAGAAGTCGCGGATGCGGTTGCGTTTGTAAATCAGACACAAGTCGATTCTTTAGCTGTATCGATCGGTACCGCTCATGGTTTTTATAAAGGAACACCTAAAATCAGTTTTGAACGCTTGGCGGAATTGAAAGCGGCAATACCAACACCGCTTGTCTTACATGGTGGTTCTTCATCTGGGGATGCCAATTTGAAACGCTGTGCCACTGAAGGAATCGCCAAGATCAATATTTTCACTGATTTTATCACAGCGGCGATGAAGGAAATCGAAGGAGTAAAACCTACAGATTATTTTGAGCTGAAAAAATTAGCGAATCAAGCGATCGAACAAACGTTGATTCACTATTACGAAGTCTTTGAAACTAAATGA
- a CDS encoding DUF998 domain-containing protein yields MNLLKKSGFYLLVIVVIAELSVPFFLAGHYPNYDSITMLISDFGEEGSPVRHLFKFWQLIDGSLFLLTIPSFYLRFSQTSPVLAKWLGVMMATFAIGDCITTGILDRSTNPLEAGMESLVHDYASGAGFTALLAATFLLILLYKMENNSFVVRTFTLIFILSLCLLLLYAAPKLPGLNTLNIPYRGLWQRLNLLFLYLPFFFVALKNL; encoded by the coding sequence ATGAACTTATTGAAAAAATCTGGATTTTATTTGCTGGTCATAGTTGTTATCGCTGAATTAAGTGTTCCTTTTTTTCTTGCTGGCCATTATCCTAATTATGATTCTATTACTATGTTGATCAGTGATTTTGGTGAAGAAGGTAGTCCTGTACGTCATTTGTTTAAGTTTTGGCAGTTGATCGATGGTAGTCTATTTCTACTTACTATTCCCAGTTTTTACCTGCGTTTTAGTCAAACCTCTCCAGTTCTAGCAAAATGGCTTGGAGTTATGATGGCAACTTTTGCAATTGGGGACTGTATCACAACTGGAATTTTAGATCGCTCAACCAATCCATTGGAAGCTGGCATGGAATCCTTAGTCCATGACTATGCTTCTGGTGCCGGTTTTACAGCATTGTTGGCAGCGACTTTTTTGCTGATCTTGCTTTATAAGATGGAAAATAATTCTTTTGTGGTTCGAACATTTACGCTAATTTTTATCCTTTCATTGTGTTTATTGCTTCTGTATGCTGCCCCAAAATTGCCTGGGCTAAATACACTGAATATCCCTTATCGTGGACTCTGGCAGCGATTAAATCTACTATTTTTGTACTTGCCGTTCTTTTTCGTTGCTTTGAAAAATTTGTAA
- a CDS encoding ABC transporter ATP-binding protein, whose product METLAIKGLSKSFNGNKVIDDISFTLSEGEILGFIGANGAGKTTTMKMILGLLPADSGEIYVCGEKVSFGQTKTNRHIGYLPDVPEFYGYMRPKEYLRLCGEIVGLDSTMLDERIGTLLTLVGLSKNNKISGFSRGMKQRLGIAQALLNEPKLLILDEPTSALDPIGRKEILDLLNQVKGKTTVIFSTHVLSDVERICDKVAILDQGKIALQGSLDELRDQRSSHSLLIEFSSLENRDRLLALTELSKEDIIIKDLVITIKVEHLEKTQRMLLDLLSEHGILPRKLEVLEPTLESLYMEVVK is encoded by the coding sequence GTGGAGACATTAGCAATTAAAGGCTTATCGAAAAGCTTCAATGGAAATAAAGTAATCGATGACATCTCTTTTACGCTTTCTGAAGGAGAGATTTTAGGCTTTATTGGCGCTAATGGTGCTGGTAAAACAACAACGATGAAAATGATCTTAGGCTTGTTGCCGGCAGATAGTGGTGAAATCTATGTGTGTGGTGAGAAAGTGTCATTTGGGCAAACCAAAACAAATCGTCATATCGGCTATCTGCCTGATGTACCAGAATTTTACGGTTACATGCGTCCAAAAGAATACTTACGGTTATGCGGTGAAATTGTCGGACTGGATTCAACAATGTTAGATGAACGTATTGGAACATTACTGACATTAGTCGGGCTTTCAAAAAACAATAAAATCAGTGGGTTTTCCCGCGGGATGAAACAACGTCTAGGCATTGCACAAGCGCTTTTGAATGAACCTAAGTTATTGATTCTTGATGAACCTACCTCCGCGCTTGATCCTATTGGCAGAAAAGAAATATTAGATTTGCTTAACCAAGTCAAAGGAAAAACAACAGTCATTTTTTCTACTCATGTTCTTTCTGATGTAGAGCGTATTTGCGATAAAGTAGCGATTCTCGATCAAGGAAAAATCGCTTTGCAGGGAAGTTTAGATGAGTTGCGTGACCAGCGTAGTTCACATTCTCTTTTGATTGAATTTTCATCATTAGAAAATAGGGATCGGCTTTTAGCGCTAACTGAATTATCGAAAGAAGACATTATCATAAAAGACCTTGTGATAACAATAAAGGTTGAACATCTTGAAAAGACACAACGTATGCTTTTAGATTTATTGTCTGAGCATGGTATTTTACCTCGTAAGCTTGAGGTATTGGAGCCAACTTTAGAAAGTTTATATATGGAGGTGGTCAAATGA
- a CDS encoding PLDc N-terminal domain-containing protein → MENLHDYLPILIPLIVLQLGLMIAALVHIFRHKSYRMGNRILWGIISIFISIIGPVLYFTLGRSEE, encoded by the coding sequence ATGGAAAATTTACATGACTATTTACCGATATTGATCCCGTTGATCGTGCTTCAGCTGGGATTAATGATCGCTGCGCTGGTTCATATTTTTCGTCACAAATCGTATCGGATGGGCAATCGGATACTTTGGGGCATCATAAGCATTTTTATCAGCATTATTGGTCCAGTATTATATTTCACCTTAGGAAGAAGTGAAGAGTAG